The following are encoded in a window of Allosphingosinicella indica genomic DNA:
- a CDS encoding superoxide dismutase produces MAFTLPPLPYDYAALEPTIDEATMKLHHDKHHQAYVDKLNEAVGEEGLDGKSLEEILGGISKLSKKARNNGGGHWNHMFFWETMRAGGGRPSGKLAALIDEAFGSFDDLKTKFNEAGVGQFGSGWVWLVASADGKLQIVSTPNQDNPLMDDAPVKGTPIIGNDVWEHAYYLKYNNRRPDYLKAWWDVVNWEKAEERLAKVAG; encoded by the coding sequence ATGGCCTTCACGCTTCCCCCGCTGCCCTATGATTATGCCGCGCTGGAGCCGACCATCGACGAAGCGACGATGAAGCTGCACCACGACAAGCATCACCAGGCCTATGTCGACAAGCTCAACGAAGCGGTCGGCGAGGAAGGGCTCGACGGCAAGAGCCTCGAGGAGATTCTTGGCGGCATTTCGAAGCTTTCCAAGAAGGCGCGCAACAATGGCGGCGGCCACTGGAACCACATGTTCTTCTGGGAAACGATGCGCGCCGGCGGCGGCCGTCCCTCGGGCAAGCTCGCGGCGCTGATCGACGAGGCGTTCGGCTCGTTCGACGACCTCAAGACCAAGTTCAACGAAGCCGGCGTCGGCCAGTTTGGATCGGGCTGGGTGTGGCTGGTCGCGAGTGCCGACGGCAAGCTGCAGATCGTCTCCACGCCGAACCAGGACAATCCGCTGATGGACGACGCCCCCGTGAAGGGCACGCCGATCATCGGCAACGACGTGTGGGAACACGCTTATTATCTGAAGTACAACAACCGCCGCCCGGACTACCTCAAGGCATGGTGGGATGTCGTGAACTGGGAAAAGGCCGAGGAGCGGCTGGCGAAGGTCGCGGGCTAA
- a CDS encoding septation protein A, which translates to MTTVQKPREMSGLARFLIDLGPLVVFFVVNAFAPVPAATKIFVATGAFMVAMIGSMIASKILAGKVSPLLWFSGAMVVVLGGITIWLHNETFIKMKPTIYYAMVAALLAVGLATGRNLLKLVLGSAYPGLSERGWQLLTRNWILFFIAMAAVNELIWRTTSTDFWIGFKLWGALPAFFLFGLANIPMMLKHGLQLTDPKEEPKVPPVE; encoded by the coding sequence ATGACCACTGTCCAGAAGCCGCGCGAGATGTCGGGGCTGGCCCGCTTCCTCATCGATCTCGGCCCGCTCGTCGTCTTCTTCGTCGTCAACGCCTTCGCCCCGGTGCCGGCGGCGACCAAGATCTTCGTCGCGACCGGCGCATTCATGGTGGCGATGATCGGATCGATGATCGCGTCGAAGATCCTCGCGGGCAAGGTTTCCCCGCTGCTCTGGTTCTCGGGCGCGATGGTGGTGGTGCTCGGCGGCATCACCATCTGGCTGCACAACGAGACCTTCATCAAGATGAAGCCGACCATCTATTATGCAATGGTCGCCGCGCTGCTCGCCGTGGGCCTCGCGACCGGGCGCAACCTCCTGAAGCTGGTGCTGGGCTCGGCCTATCCGGGGCTCAGCGAGCGCGGCTGGCAGCTTCTGACGCGCAACTGGATCCTGTTCTTCATCGCGATGGCGGCGGTGAACGAGTTGATCTGGCGCACCACCAGCACCGACTTCTGGATCGGCTTCAAGCTCTGGGGCGCCCTCCCCGCCTTCTTCCTCTTCGGCCTCGCCAACATCCCGATGATGCTGAAGCACGGCCTGCAACTCACCGACCCGAAAGAGGAACCGAAGGTCCCGCCGGTGGAATAA
- the ftsY gene encoding signal recognition particle-docking protein FtsY, protein MRSGFRKTSDRLGDNLTGLFTKAALDEATLDGIEEALIASDLGPSTAAKVRARLAAERFERGLDEAGVREIVAQEVAKILTPVAEPLEIDAFPRPQVILVVGVNGSGKTTTIAKLAHLFLEQDYGVLLAAGDTFRAAAIGQLKVWAERIGVPIITGPEGGDPSAIVFDGVKKATAEGIDVLIVDTAGRLQNKKGLMDELAKIRRVLGRLNPAAPHDVVLVLDATTGQNALSQIEVFKEVAGVTGLVMTKLDGTARGGVLVAAAEKYGLPIHAIGIGEGIDDLRPFDAQDAARAIAGASETQ, encoded by the coding sequence ATGCGTTCCGGCTTCCGCAAGACGTCCGACCGTCTCGGCGACAATCTCACCGGCCTCTTCACCAAGGCGGCGCTCGACGAAGCGACGCTCGACGGGATCGAGGAGGCGCTGATCGCCTCCGATCTCGGCCCGTCGACCGCGGCGAAGGTGCGCGCGCGCCTCGCCGCCGAGCGGTTCGAGCGCGGGCTGGACGAAGCGGGCGTGCGCGAGATCGTCGCGCAGGAGGTGGCGAAGATCCTGACGCCGGTGGCCGAGCCGCTGGAGATCGACGCCTTTCCGCGCCCGCAGGTGATCCTCGTCGTCGGCGTCAACGGATCGGGCAAGACCACCACCATCGCCAAGCTTGCGCATCTTTTCCTGGAGCAAGATTACGGCGTGCTGCTGGCGGCGGGCGATACCTTCCGCGCGGCGGCGATCGGTCAGCTCAAGGTGTGGGCCGAGCGGATCGGCGTGCCGATCATCACCGGGCCGGAAGGCGGCGATCCTTCCGCCATCGTCTTCGACGGCGTGAAGAAGGCGACGGCGGAGGGTATCGACGTGCTGATTGTCGATACCGCCGGGCGTCTGCAGAACAAGAAAGGTCTAATGGACGAGCTAGCGAAGATTCGCCGCGTCCTCGGCCGCCTCAACCCGGCGGCGCCACACGACGTGGTCCTCGTCCTCGACGCCACCACCGGCCAGAATGCGCTCAGCCAAATCGAGGTGTTCAAGGAAGTCGCCGGCGTCACCGGTCTCGTCATGACCAAGCTTGACGGGACGGCGCGTGGCGGCGTGCTCGTCGCGGCGGCCGAGAAATACGGCCTTCCCATTCACGCCATCGGCATCGGCGAGGGGATCGACGATCTCCGTCCGTTCGATGCCCAGGATGCCGCGCGCGCGATCGCCGGCGCTTCGGAGACCCAATGA
- the mtaB gene encoding tRNA (N(6)-L-threonylcarbamoyladenosine(37)-C(2))-methylthiotransferase MtaB, whose protein sequence is MSGAEVITLGCRLNMAESEAMRMLAGDADDLVIVNSCAVTQSAVRQTRQAIRKAKRDRPDARVFVTGCAAQIDPGTFAAMPEVAHVIGNREKFEAESFAGDAARVRVADIMRVRETAPHLVSGFASHSRAFVEVQNGCDHRCTFCIIPYGRGNSRSVPAGLVIDRIKALIDDGYREVVLTGVDVTSYGPDLPGSPTLGGLVERILRHVPELPRLRLSSIDSVEIDDRLFDLITDEPRMMPHLHLSLQAGDDMVLKRMKRRHSRAQAVEMVARIKARRPEVAIGADLIAGFPTEDDAMAANSLRLIDDCDIVMAHIFPYSPRVGTPAARMPQVEPAVARARARKLREASERRRTNWLSTMIGTTQNVLRERGGSGHAENFAPVRLPSPGPVGQIAAVRIAGLENDMLIAEPA, encoded by the coding sequence ATGAGCGGCGCGGAGGTCATCACGCTTGGCTGCCGCCTCAACATGGCGGAGAGTGAGGCGATGCGGATGCTCGCCGGCGACGCGGACGATCTGGTGATCGTCAATAGCTGCGCCGTCACCCAATCCGCGGTGCGTCAGACCCGCCAAGCCATCCGCAAGGCCAAGCGCGACCGGCCGGATGCCCGCGTCTTCGTCACCGGCTGCGCCGCGCAGATCGACCCCGGCACGTTCGCGGCGATGCCCGAAGTGGCGCACGTGATCGGCAATCGCGAGAAGTTCGAAGCGGAGAGCTTCGCGGGCGACGCAGCCAGGGTGCGCGTCGCCGACATCATGCGGGTACGCGAGACCGCGCCGCACCTCGTCTCGGGCTTTGCATCGCACTCGCGCGCCTTCGTCGAGGTGCAGAACGGCTGCGACCATCGCTGCACCTTCTGCATCATCCCCTATGGCCGCGGCAACAGCCGCTCGGTGCCCGCCGGGCTGGTTATCGACCGCATCAAGGCGCTGATCGACGACGGCTATCGCGAGGTAGTGCTGACCGGCGTGGACGTCACCAGCTACGGCCCCGATTTACCCGGCTCGCCGACTTTGGGCGGGCTGGTCGAGCGTATCCTGCGCCATGTGCCGGAGCTGCCGCGCCTCCGCCTTTCCTCGATCGACAGCGTCGAGATCGACGACCGGCTGTTCGATCTGATCACCGACGAGCCGCGGATGATGCCGCACCTTCACCTCTCGCTGCAGGCCGGTGACGATATGGTGCTGAAGCGCATGAAGCGCCGTCACAGCCGCGCGCAGGCGGTGGAGATGGTCGCCCGGATCAAGGCGCGGCGCCCGGAAGTCGCGATCGGCGCCGACCTCATCGCCGGTTTCCCGACCGAGGACGATGCGATGGCGGCGAACAGCCTCCGCCTGATCGACGATTGCGACATCGTCATGGCGCATATCTTCCCTTATTCGCCACGCGTCGGCACGCCGGCGGCGCGGATGCCGCAGGTCGAGCCTGCCGTGGCTCGTGCGCGCGCTCGAAAGCTGCGCGAAGCGAGTGAGCGCCGGCGAACGAACTGGCTGAGCACCATGATCGGCACGACCCAAAACGTGCTGCGCGAGCGCGGCGGCAGCGGCCATGCCGAGAATTTCGCGCCCGTCCGGCTTCCCTCACCCGGCCCCGTGGGGCAGATCGCGGCCGTGCGGATCGCCGGACTGGAGAATGATATGCTGATCGCGGAGCCTGCGTGA
- the dapF gene encoding diaminopimelate epimerase has product MMRRFHKMHGLGNDFALFDAREEPLAMSETLARAIADRRTGIGCDQVILLGPSRIADLAMRIFNADGGEVEACGNASRCVALLVGGRPAIETAGGVIAASADAAGISIDMGAPRFGWDEMPLAYAMDTEAMPVGWEDLHDPAAVNVGNPHVIFFVPDADAVPLDRLGPQIERDPLFPGRVNVNVASVTDGAIRLRVWERGAGLTRACGTGACATAVAAIRRKLVTSPVTVHLPGGALEIDWQPDGTIRMTGPATHVYEGEIDLETLA; this is encoded by the coding sequence ATGATGCGGCGCTTTCACAAGATGCACGGCCTGGGCAACGACTTCGCGCTGTTCGACGCGCGCGAGGAACCGCTGGCGATGAGCGAGACGCTGGCGCGCGCCATCGCCGATCGCCGCACGGGCATCGGCTGCGATCAGGTGATCCTGCTCGGTCCGTCGCGCATCGCCGATCTCGCGATGCGCATTTTCAACGCCGACGGCGGCGAGGTCGAGGCGTGCGGCAACGCCAGCCGCTGCGTCGCCCTGCTCGTCGGCGGCAGACCGGCGATCGAGACCGCAGGCGGCGTGATCGCGGCCTCGGCCGACGCGGCCGGCATTTCGATCGATATGGGCGCTCCGCGCTTCGGCTGGGACGAGATGCCGCTTGCCTATGCGATGGATACCGAGGCCATGCCGGTCGGCTGGGAAGATCTGCACGACCCCGCCGCGGTGAATGTCGGCAACCCGCACGTCATCTTCTTCGTGCCCGATGCCGATGCCGTCCCGCTCGACCGGCTGGGGCCGCAGATCGAGCGCGATCCGTTGTTTCCCGGACGGGTCAACGTCAACGTGGCGAGCGTGACGGACGGCGCGATCCGCCTTCGAGTCTGGGAACGCGGCGCTGGCCTCACCCGCGCTTGCGGCACTGGCGCCTGTGCCACCGCCGTGGCGGCGATCCGCCGCAAGCTGGTGACGAGCCCGGTGACGGTTCACCTCCCCGGCGGCGCGTTGGAGATCGATTGGCAGCCCGACGGGACGATCCGCATGACCGGACCCGCCACCCACGTCTATGAAGGCGAGATCGACCTGGAGACGCTGGCATGA
- a CDS encoding putative bifunctional diguanylate cyclase/phosphodiesterase yields MIIGVAVGILLLLAAIGNFGVESAAALLTRFGADNSTLVLCLLLVNVALTLYGIRRYRDTVTLIRDREAAERRARSLASTDPLTGLYNRRAFAACIAELLGNGPKVRSVALIVIDIDGFKSVNELHGHLTGDLLLRHAADLIQAATPGDAVVARLGADEFGVAFRFDPDRPDAVDSVAATIVAHLGTAVDLGGVHVHVSASAGIACTDQECDRSDPLLRRADIAMCAAKKEGRGERAWFDATLERELRNRNETEAGLRRGVPAGEFVPFFEQQIDLESGALHGFEMLARWNHPERGLVPPDEFIDVAEESGLISDLSLSVFRQGLEIARHWDPALTLSVNISPTQLKDPWLAQKLVKLLVETNFPPERLEVEITESSLFENLGLAQSIIASLKNQGIRIALDDFGTGYSSLGHLRALPFDRIKIDRSFVQSLTDNSESRAIVSAIARLAESLGLAVTAEGIEDTQILERLRAIGHFKGQGWLFGRPMPAAEVEPMLAARNLLAAAPVAVAAPSQTVRRAG; encoded by the coding sequence GTGATCATCGGGGTCGCGGTCGGCATATTGCTGCTGCTCGCGGCGATCGGCAATTTCGGCGTCGAGAGCGCCGCTGCGCTGCTGACCCGGTTTGGCGCGGACAACAGCACGCTCGTCCTCTGCCTGCTGCTCGTCAACGTTGCGCTCACGCTCTACGGGATCCGTCGCTATCGCGACACGGTGACCCTCATTCGCGATCGCGAGGCGGCCGAGCGCCGCGCACGATCGCTGGCTTCGACCGATCCGCTGACCGGTCTCTACAACCGCCGCGCCTTCGCCGCCTGCATCGCCGAGCTGCTCGGCAATGGTCCCAAGGTGCGCTCGGTCGCGCTGATCGTCATCGATATCGACGGCTTCAAGTCGGTGAACGAGCTCCACGGCCATCTCACCGGCGATCTCCTGCTCCGCCACGCTGCCGACCTGATCCAGGCGGCGACGCCCGGCGATGCCGTGGTCGCGCGGCTCGGCGCCGACGAATTCGGCGTCGCGTTCCGCTTCGATCCCGATCGGCCCGACGCCGTGGACTCGGTCGCGGCGACGATCGTCGCGCACCTGGGCACCGCCGTCGACTTGGGCGGGGTGCATGTCCACGTCAGCGCATCGGCGGGGATCGCCTGCACCGACCAGGAGTGCGACCGGTCCGATCCCCTGCTGCGCCGCGCCGACATCGCGATGTGCGCCGCCAAGAAGGAAGGCCGCGGTGAACGCGCCTGGTTCGATGCCACGCTAGAGCGCGAGCTTCGCAACCGCAACGAGACAGAGGCGGGCCTACGTCGCGGGGTTCCCGCCGGCGAGTTCGTACCCTTCTTCGAGCAGCAGATCGATCTGGAGAGCGGCGCGCTCCACGGCTTCGAGATGCTGGCGCGCTGGAACCATCCCGAGCGTGGACTGGTGCCGCCAGACGAATTCATCGACGTGGCGGAGGAAAGTGGGCTGATTTCCGATCTCTCGCTGTCGGTGTTCCGCCAAGGCCTAGAAATCGCGCGGCATTGGGATCCGGCGCTGACGCTGTCGGTCAATATCTCGCCGACCCAGCTCAAGGACCCGTGGCTCGCGCAGAAGCTGGTGAAGCTGCTCGTCGAGACCAATTTCCCGCCCGAGCGGCTGGAGGTGGAGATCACCGAAAGCTCGCTGTTCGAGAATCTCGGCCTCGCCCAATCGATCATCGCCAGCCTCAAGAACCAGGGCATCCGCATCGCGCTCGACGATTTTGGGACGGGCTATTCCAGTCTCGGGCACCTGCGCGCCCTGCCCTTCGACCGGATCAAGATCGACCGCAGCTTCGTCCAGTCGCTGACCGACAATTCGGAGAGCCGCGCGATCGTCAGCGCCATCGCGCGCCTTGCCGAGAGCCTAGGTCTCGCAGTCACCGCCGAGGGGATCGAGGACACGCAGATTTTGGAACGGCTCCGCGCGATCGGCCATTTCAAGGGTCAAGGCTGGCTGTTCGGCCGGCCGATGCCCGCCGCCGAGGTCGAGCCGATGCTGGCGGCGCGCAATCTGCTCGCCGCGGCGCCGGTCGCGGTCGCCGCACCGTCGCAGACCGTCCGCCGCGCCGGCTAG
- the ffh gene encoding signal recognition particle protein: protein MFDSLSDRLSGVFDRLRGRGALNEADVRAAMREVRIALLEADVSLPVVREFVDKATERAVGQQVLKSVTPGQQVVKIVNDALVEMLGAEASDLDLDVSPPAVVMMVGLQGSGKTTTTAKIAKRLAGKDRKKVMMASLDVARPAAQEQLAVLGRQADVATLPIVAGQQPVDIARRALQAAKLQGFDVLMLDTAGRLHVDQALMEEMKAVADVATPQEILLVVDALTGQDAVNVAKNFSDQVPLTGVVLTRLDGDARGGAALSMRAVTGKPIKFAGVGEALDKIEAFHPERIAGRILGMGDVVGLVERAAETIQQDEAEALAKKMAKGQFDLNDLRNQLQQMQRMGGLGALASMMPGMKKLAGVAERAQDDKTLGRLDAIITSMTPRERAKPELMNAKRKIRVANGSGTTVQDVNRLLKMHQEMANAMKKIRKMGGLGKLAAMFGGGGGLGGMLGGAGGALPPGLPGPGGGSAPFNLPPGFDKFLKK from the coding sequence ATGTTCGACAGCCTCAGCGACCGCCTTTCCGGTGTGTTCGATCGTCTCCGCGGGCGCGGCGCGCTCAATGAGGCGGACGTGCGCGCGGCCATGCGTGAGGTTCGGATCGCGCTTCTCGAAGCGGACGTGTCGCTTCCGGTGGTGCGCGAGTTCGTCGACAAGGCGACCGAGCGCGCGGTCGGCCAGCAGGTTCTGAAATCGGTCACGCCCGGCCAGCAGGTCGTCAAGATCGTCAACGACGCACTGGTCGAGATGCTCGGCGCCGAGGCGTCCGACCTTGATCTCGACGTCTCGCCGCCCGCGGTCGTGATGATGGTCGGCCTCCAGGGCTCGGGCAAGACGACGACCACCGCGAAGATCGCCAAGCGGCTCGCGGGCAAGGACCGCAAGAAGGTGATGATGGCGTCGCTCGACGTCGCCCGCCCGGCCGCGCAGGAGCAGCTCGCCGTGCTCGGCCGCCAGGCGGATGTCGCGACGCTGCCGATCGTCGCCGGCCAGCAGCCGGTCGACATCGCGCGGCGTGCGCTCCAGGCCGCGAAGCTTCAGGGCTTCGACGTGCTGATGCTCGATACCGCGGGCCGGCTCCACGTCGATCAGGCGCTGATGGAGGAGATGAAGGCGGTCGCCGACGTCGCGACCCCGCAGGAAATCCTCCTCGTCGTCGATGCGCTGACCGGCCAAGACGCGGTCAACGTCGCGAAGAATTTCTCGGATCAGGTGCCGCTTACTGGTGTGGTGCTGACCCGTCTCGACGGCGACGCGCGCGGTGGCGCGGCGCTCTCCATGCGCGCCGTCACCGGCAAGCCGATCAAGTTCGCCGGCGTCGGCGAGGCGCTCGACAAGATCGAGGCCTTCCATCCCGAGCGGATCGCCGGCCGCATCCTCGGCATGGGCGACGTCGTCGGCCTTGTCGAGCGCGCCGCGGAGACCATCCAGCAGGACGAGGCCGAAGCGCTCGCCAAGAAGATGGCGAAGGGGCAGTTCGATCTGAACGACCTGCGCAATCAGCTCCAGCAGATGCAGCGGATGGGCGGGCTCGGCGCGCTTGCCTCGATGATGCCCGGCATGAAAAAGCTCGCCGGCGTCGCCGAACGCGCGCAGGACGACAAGACGCTCGGCCGGCTCGACGCGATCATCACCTCGATGACGCCCCGGGAGCGCGCCAAGCCCGAGCTGATGAATGCCAAACGCAAGATTCGCGTCGCCAACGGGTCGGGCACTACGGTGCAGGACGTCAACCGCCTCCTGAAGATGCATCAGGAGATGGCGAACGCGATGAAGAAGATCCGCAAGATGGGCGGGCTCGGCAAGCTCGCCGCCATGTTCGGCGGCGGCGGCGGGCTCGGCGGCATGTTGGGCGGGGCAGGGGGTGCGCTCCCGCCCGGCCTTCCGGGGCCTGGCGGCGGCAGCGCGCCGTTCAACCTGCCCCCCGGTTTCGACAAGTTTTTGAAGAAATAG